Proteins from a genomic interval of Candidatus Methylomirabilota bacterium:
- a CDS encoding SDR family NAD(P)-dependent oxidoreductase, protein MSRLAGKVAIVTGAGSRGPGVGNGKAAATLFAREGARVLCVDRESERADETVALIRAEGGQAEAFAADVTRVEACRAMVAAAVERWGGLDILHNNVGIESRKDLLEVTEEEWDRVLAVDLKSMFLATRCAVPALVARGGGAVICVSSVAALRGHGRTAYAAAKAGVIGFVQSVAVQLGPQGIRVNAIAPGTVWTPMVEALGPEARERRRRATPLGTEGTGWDVGWGAVYLASDEARWVTGQVLVIDAGLTLTTR, encoded by the coding sequence ATGAGCCGGCTGGCCGGCAAAGTCGCCATCGTCACCGGCGCCGGCTCGCGCGGCCCCGGGGTCGGCAACGGCAAGGCCGCCGCGACCCTGTTCGCGCGGGAAGGCGCGCGCGTCCTCTGCGTCGATCGGGAGAGCGAGCGGGCGGACGAGACGGTCGCGCTGATCCGCGCCGAGGGTGGCCAGGCGGAGGCGTTCGCCGCTGACGTCACCCGCGTCGAGGCGTGCCGCGCCATGGTCGCGGCCGCCGTCGAGCGCTGGGGCGGCCTGGACATCCTCCACAACAACGTCGGGATCGAGTCGCGCAAGGACCTTCTCGAGGTGACCGAGGAGGAGTGGGACCGCGTGCTGGCCGTCGACCTCAAGTCGATGTTCCTGGCCACCCGGTGCGCGGTGCCGGCCCTGGTCGCCCGGGGCGGCGGCGCAGTCATCTGCGTCTCCTCGGTGGCGGCGCTCCGCGGTCATGGCCGCACGGCCTACGCGGCGGCCAAGGCCGGCGTGATCGGCTTCGTGCAGAGCGTCGCCGTCCAGCTGGGGCCCCAGGGCATCCGGGTCAACGCGATCGCGCCCGGGACGGTGTGGACGCCGATGGTCGAGGCGCTCGGCCCCGAGGCCCGCGAGCGCCGGCGGCGGGCGACGCCGCTCGGGACGGAAGGGACCGGGTGGGACGTGGGGTGGGGGGCGGTCTATCTCGCCAGCGACGAGGCGCGCTGGGTCACCGGCCAGGTGCTGGTCATTGACGCGGGCCTCACGTTGACGACACGATGA
- a CDS encoding AMP-binding protein, which produces MIRSERLKGYYDRTRETMSVRARRRYQEAWLKGLIAHAWRKAPGLRRRLEASQLKPSALRTLEDLSRLPVIRKAAMPDLQRADPPFGGFCTVPAEDLHWIFVSPGPIYEPFDRRDRSPWRTEVSCFAGGFRPGDVVVNTFLYHLTPAAHLIDRGLVRLGCTVIPTGPGNTEVQVKTIVDLGATGYVGTPSFLVTILKQATERGLGRPLPLQVAHVGAEALPESLRRTFQEEHGILTRQSFGTADLGIVAYECREAAGMHLMEDAIFEICDPQTGAPLPAGEVGEIVCTVNHKTYPMIRFGTGDLSVVTEAPCPCGRTSPRMLGWRGRADEVTKVRGMFIHPRQADEVAARVPGVARYQVVVTRQDHQDVLTFSVELRAAGDAESVQAATVAAIRDVMKLRGDVRVVPPGTIPEGAKKIEDQRKWD; this is translated from the coding sequence ATGATCCGAAGCGAGCGTCTGAAGGGCTACTACGACAGGACACGTGAGACGATGAGCGTCCGGGCCCGCCGCCGCTACCAGGAGGCGTGGCTCAAGGGGCTCATCGCCCACGCCTGGCGCAAGGCTCCGGGCCTCCGCCGCCGCCTGGAGGCGTCCCAGCTCAAGCCCTCGGCCCTCCGCACGCTGGAGGACCTGAGCCGGCTCCCCGTCATCAGAAAGGCCGCGATGCCGGACCTCCAGCGGGCCGACCCGCCCTTCGGCGGCTTCTGCACCGTCCCGGCCGAGGACCTCCACTGGATCTTCGTCTCGCCCGGTCCCATCTACGAGCCGTTCGACCGCCGGGACCGGAGCCCGTGGCGGACGGAGGTCTCGTGCTTCGCCGGCGGCTTCCGTCCGGGCGACGTGGTGGTGAACACGTTCCTCTACCACCTGACGCCGGCCGCCCACCTGATCGACCGCGGCCTCGTCCGGCTCGGCTGCACGGTCATCCCGACCGGCCCCGGCAACACCGAGGTCCAGGTCAAGACGATTGTCGACCTCGGGGCCACCGGTTACGTGGGGACCCCCTCCTTTCTCGTGACGATCCTCAAGCAGGCGACGGAGCGGGGCCTCGGACGGCCGCTGCCGCTTCAGGTCGCCCACGTGGGCGCCGAGGCGCTGCCCGAGTCGCTCCGCCGGACCTTTCAGGAGGAACACGGGATCCTCACACGTCAATCGTTCGGCACCGCCGACCTCGGGATCGTGGCCTACGAGTGCCGCGAAGCGGCCGGGATGCATCTCATGGAGGACGCGATCTTCGAGATCTGCGATCCCCAGACCGGGGCGCCGCTCCCGGCCGGCGAGGTGGGTGAGATCGTCTGCACGGTGAACCACAAGACCTACCCCATGATCCGGTTCGGGACCGGTGACCTGTCGGTCGTCACCGAGGCCCCGTGCCCGTGCGGGCGGACCTCCCCCCGGATGCTCGGGTGGCGCGGCCGCGCCGACGAGGTGACCAAGGTCCGCGGCATGTTCATCCACCCCCGACAGGCCGACGAGGTGGCGGCGCGTGTCCCCGGAGTGGCCCGCTATCAGGTCGTGGTGACGCGCCAGGACCACCAGGACGTGCTGACGTTCAGCGTGGAGCTGCGGGCGGCCGGCGACGCGGAGAGCGTGCAGGCGGCCACGGTGGCGGCGATCCGCGACGTCATGAAGCTCCGGGGCGACGTCCGGGTGGTGCCGCCGGGCACGATCCCCGAGGGCGCCAAGAAGATCGAGGACCAGCGCAAGTGGGATTAG
- a CDS encoding LLM class flavin-dependent oxidoreductase, whose product MAMTFGIHVGHLGGPLSELRRLWRFADERGFDWFSVSDHFQESPPQGGDGDCFEGVATLTAAALETRIVRLGCLVFCVSYRNPGLLAKSLTAIDHLSGGRVECGIGAGWHDVEYRAFGIPFAPIDVREDQLEEYAQVLRLLFDQKVSSFTGRYYQLADARNNPRPLQSRLRIWIGGQGEKRTLRAAARHADGWNGPYLDPPAWRAKNAVLDDWCRREGRDPADIIRSANVGFYLGADEREAARQETLLRAQWGPDLKGRRGFLRGTPRQALEVVAGYRDAGVARLNLALRMGPYEWEALHAFAEEVLPAFGSSRPGGRAGERT is encoded by the coding sequence ATGGCCATGACGTTCGGCATCCACGTGGGGCACCTGGGGGGGCCGCTGTCCGAGCTGCGCCGGCTGTGGCGCTTCGCCGACGAGCGCGGCTTCGACTGGTTCTCCGTCTCCGACCACTTCCAGGAGTCCCCGCCCCAGGGCGGAGACGGCGACTGCTTCGAGGGGGTGGCCACCCTGACCGCGGCCGCCCTCGAGACGCGAATCGTCCGGCTGGGCTGTCTCGTCTTCTGCGTCAGCTACCGGAACCCCGGGCTCCTCGCCAAGTCTCTGACGGCGATCGACCACCTGTCGGGAGGCCGTGTGGAGTGCGGCATCGGGGCCGGATGGCACGACGTCGAGTACCGGGCCTTCGGCATTCCTTTCGCCCCCATCGACGTCCGGGAGGACCAGCTCGAAGAATACGCCCAGGTGCTCCGCCTCCTCTTCGATCAGAAGGTCTCGAGCTTCACCGGGCGGTACTACCAGCTCGCCGACGCGCGGAACAATCCCCGGCCGCTCCAGTCCCGCCTGCGCATCTGGATCGGCGGCCAGGGCGAGAAGCGGACCCTGCGAGCGGCGGCCCGCCACGCCGACGGGTGGAATGGCCCGTACCTCGATCCGCCGGCGTGGAGGGCGAAGAACGCGGTCCTCGACGATTGGTGCCGGCGGGAGGGGCGCGATCCGGCCGACATCATCCGCAGCGCCAACGTCGGCTTCTACCTGGGCGCCGACGAGCGCGAGGCTGCCCGGCAGGAGACGCTCCTCCGGGCCCAGTGGGGGCCGGACCTGAAGGGGCGGCGGGGCTTCCTTCGCGGCACGCCCCGTCAGGCGCTCGAGGTGGTGGCGGGGTACCGCGACGCCGGGGTGGCGCGCCTCAACCTCGCGCTCCGGATGGGTCCCTACGAGTGGGAGGCGCTCCACGCCTTCGCCGAAGAGGTGCTGCCGGCGTTCGGCAGCAGCCGGCCGGGCGGGCGAGCGGGAGAGCGGACATGA